TTTTAAATAGAAGGCAAACATTTGAGATTGTTGGCCTTAcccaaaaatcataaaaagtatgaagtttgattttttatttataattgaagCGCAGTAGTAATTCGATAAACGAAACGTcaaagaatttgattttttagtaattcgataaacaaaatatcaaataatttctctttttttaagaaattttagcgACTCAATGCAAGAGATCAAAATAGAGCTTAGTCACAGAAATTTACTatagttttcttattttttcaaatgtcaTCTTATTTACTTTTATGACTTCTTCGTTTATTGGATTACTATCGCAATGGTTAACtttagtttaaataaatattaataaaatgctaaaaatcGTATGTCTGCCACTTTTCAAAGTTTTGAATTAGTTCAGTGCGTCTGTCTTTTTCACattgtttcaacgttttcaaaataaattggcGCTTATTAAATATACTCgctgatgtacatatgtatgtatgtacatttatgttaAACCAACATACTTTTATTGTTCTCTTTCAATACTCTTCCAAAAcggaattaaatttttgattttcatttattattagcTTAAGTATTAACTTATATTAAGttacaataaaaatgcgccaaaAATTGACTCAATTTTCAAGTGTACACACCGCTGTGACGCGATGCAGTGCCTGAAGACTATTCGCATTACCATAGTATATTTTTAGAGAGACACTTAGAGAGCAAAGTTAAAAATTTGAACtgcatatttcaaaaactagTTTATCTTTCCTTATTTAGCATTGTAAATGTTCACTTGCTCTATGTTAACTGGTGATGACCACAAGCTTTTGTGGCGGTTGCAGTATTTTTGGTTTCCCGCGGTTGCGCTGATCAATCGGATATCATAAGATCCTCCATTTCATTGCTCAGATCTGAAGCTTGCTTGCGCAACCGTATTGCCTGCCAATAgttacgaaaatttttttaaaattataaacatactCGAAAAGTAATTACGATCTTACTTTCGCACGTAATTCCTTTTCCTGTGTGACCAGTTCTTGTATTTGTTGCATAGTTTTGGTGCTATTTTTCTGTTCGATTGTCCAACGCAGATAGAGCTCTGGAATTTACGGTAGtaaagaatttataaatatttgtaagtaacTTTTAGTGCATTTGGTAGCATTACCGCTCCACAATTCCAATGAGATCGGTGCCACGCTTGGCCAAATTACACTCGAATTTGGTTCGTATAATGGATTTAGCACATTTTTCAGCACATCGGGTCGGTTTAGGTAAGACCACAAACTAGTGGTGCGCGTATGCACGCCCAACTCATGTCGTTCGCGTTCGGAATCACACAAAAATGTACCATATTGCGAGAAATAACTGTGCTCATAAAGTAAAATTAGCATTTGCAAGCTAAATTCGAAACTGCAGGGGAATTGTGTATATAGCTGATATATACAATCGAGAAATAACACAAAGGAGGCACCAGAGTTTTTCGGCCGATTCTGTGCGGGCGTATAACAGCCATAGCGATGCCGTGATGCAAAAGGGTGACCGGCCTGTATCCATTCCCGTTCAATTAAAGCTTGTATgctaattaaagaaaaataagtgTGTATGAGAGAAATTTCAGTTAGTAAAATGTTAGGCATTACCCGCGTACTGTGCGGCAATCAGGATTAAGTATTATCTGCACCAGTGACGTTACAATTAGTGTGGAGTCCAAACCTTTAGAACCATGCACCAGCACCGGGCTGCCTTCCTGATCGAGGCATTGTGCAACTACACAGGCAGCATTCAGTGAATTCAGTACGAGACTTAACCAGCCGCTTGCTTCCAGGCGTGACAACCATTTGTCCGCAGAACATGTAATATCATTGCATgctgtaataaaataaattatatcaaATACAGACAGCAGCTTTGAAAATGTGCTAATACCTTCAATAAGTTTGGTGTAACTATCCAAAATTGCTGAAGGCGCCGACACATTGCCAATAGCCCGATTCACTTTCTTCCACTGTGAGTAATGTTGATCGGTTTCGGTGTTTGATTTACCCTTTCCCCAAGTGTCAACGATAAACCCCTTTTTACTGCGTCCCAGCACAACGTTCAGTATCGCTTCGTCAGCACGACAACGTTTAATACCTTGTATGGAGACGGGCTGTGAGCTGCGCATTAGCGTAGCCTACAAAGGCggacaaataaaagtaaatgaataaacattttttatcggTTAGCGGTTTGAAAACAGTAGACTAAATCGTCAATCcattgtacataaaatatatatgaaggcacaacacaaatattatttctCTTCAATTACATTCATTAAGAAATATTACGTagattattttaattaagtcaATGTTATGTGTTCATAGGCAACTTTATATACAAACGTTGACGATAAACTGTGGAGCTGAGATGGAGAATGTTTTCTTGTTTACTCGCATCAATAATTACTGTGATTTTTATACACTCACCCCATTTTCATGCCGATAGCTGAGCACCGGAAATCGACCGCCATCTCTGAATGCAGCTGATTGCACAATTTGTTCGTCCGTAATAGATTTAGGCACAATAAGCGCAGTACCATACGTTGGACACACACTAAAATCCTTATTGACTGTGGTGATACGCCATTCACAACCCCCAACAGCACCAGTTACCGCCCCACCGCCGACACCACAATTTTCATTACCATTGTGTAGATTGCTGGCAGCACCGGAAATTAGTTTCGCAAATTCTAGTTCGGGGCTATACAGACCAAaagatatatacttatatatatgaaaagaaagtcatgaaatattttaattttttgtatttaccgGAACATAGTGAATCCATCCTCAAGTATGGTATACATTGGTCGATAGAAAAAAGGATATTCGAGTTCAGGATTGTGTAACGAACTGAGTGCCTCCAACGACGCTGCTACATTAAAATATTCCTTAGCATATTTAATCTCTAGTGAAATGATGCGTAAATCTTTGCACTTCAGTGTTATGATGCCGCCCATCACCATGTTTTGCACCATAAATGGTTTTTTCTCCACACAGTCGATATTTTTGTGCAGTAACtgtgaatgaaaaaaggaataaatataaatatacatacatgtatagtatgtataatatacagaCAGTATGTTAGCACGTTTGCTTTGCTCAGTCAAATATGTTGACATGGTATATGCtaattttaaagcaaacaaTACGCCTGACTGAACTAATTAAATATGTTAGGTACAAGAACGAAATGGTGTTAAGAACATAGCAACAAATTGACACACTCCCATCATGTTTCCACGTCAATGCATGCTCAACGATCTTGTgtgtctacatatgtatattgaccaTTCACTTACCCATAACTCTTGGCTATTCTCCTGTCTGGCGCTCAACAACAGATGATGGCCGGTGATACAGAGCGTTCCCTCAACTGTTGCATGCAGGTGGTCGTGTAAGAATACACCGTCCAGTTTTGGCGTTTTTATGAGATCGGCAAACTCCATATTTATGCGATTGTCAAGTTTATGTTGTTACGTTTTCCAGGTCACTGGCACTATATAGCGCTGCACTTTGGTTTGCAActgtatatgtgagtgtgtattGCAAATGCTATTATTTTCAGATACTGATTCAATTAGCTTTTCACATTTCCATTATCACAGCAGAGCACGCGAAAATGGGGTATTACGGTGCAATGCAATGGCAGGCTCAATTGATAGAACAAATCTATCGCACCGATGAATTTGCCTTTGCCTTCTTTTTGTGTACAAGTCACTCATTTACTTTTTGTGGGGGCGGATGACACTGGACACATTGTtgatattgttttttgtttttgtcaactTTTTTTGCTCACTTTTCCGCTACTGTcgtttgtaaaataataattaaacagcTCTACAGCATAAGACACATAGTAatgtttcgtttttataaataatttcaagcCATATTTTGTCCGATTTACACAATCATTTTCAGAGAAAATATGATAAGAATCGACGAGCGAACTGAATATGTCTGgcagttttcttttgttttgtcaaAGGCAAAAGtcgaaaacaattttctttgacAAAAGCTTGACGTTTGACGTTTACTGGTAgatttaaaaagctttaagctcAGCACATCACTGAACCAAATTTATTATAAAGTGCGTtacgtttgaaatatttttatctacAGTATGAACTTAATCgggaaatttatatttctttattttgaagcATTTCtggatttttactattttaatgcGCTGGAGTGCGTATGGGTATTCGTATGCCGTTAACCTTAATATTAACAACTAAAGTCCAATTAATTTTAAGGTTTGTAAGGAGATGAATTTATGTATTGATATTTGGAATTCTGTATACCCAACAAAGCGGCAAAACAAATATTGTCCCGGTTTTATCCATCTGAGTTTCTTTAACAAATCTCTCATCGTCCTATCGATCAAGGCGCTTGAAAATTTCTAGTCCGGTTTCGATGGTTTTCGAACAGCTGGAATTTAAAATAGATGTGCTTCCCTTTTTTGGCCCTTTACAAACTTTATATTGAAGTTCAATGTTAATAGATTtgtcctgttgttgttgttgttgcgccagAATtctgttcccacgacagtcgggtctctgtaaccggaacggacccggatttttatccggccaaggattgtcaactcggcagagTTCTGCCGCTACAAAAATAGGTTGGTCCTCTCATACGATGGTTGATTTTTGATTGAGGGCATTAGGTGCTTTACCCATTTCGTCTCTTAATGTTGTTCTATCAGTTGTTAAATATCCAAACTGAGATTCCTATCGCAGGGACTACAGGGATCGAACTTTAGTAAGGTTTCGTACTAAAACAGAAATAACGTCTCTGGTGTATGATGAATTAGCATAGGTCGTCAGGTTATACAAATATTCAGACCACCACTACCGAGGTTAATATCGAGCGATGTGCTATATTTAGGGGTCCATAGTTCTGGGCATTCATGGTGCAGAATGACGAATAGTCTATTTGTAtatgttccgccagctccattgGGTAAAATGTTGAAACTACACAACTCAGTAGATCTGAACCACTGTTTACTTGGTTTCTTGGTCGACAGCTATCGATATGCCCTCCTGTCAGAAGCAAACGGCAATCTCCTCCATCTTAGAAGGGGTTACGGAAATAAGTTTATGCAGTTTATAGAGATTAACAAACCGATAAGTAACTGTGTAAGTAGTTATAAGCTGTTATAATAACATTTAGTGGTAATCTCGGCTCTCTTCCACTTAAGAAAGTAAATTGGCTTTCACTGCGCTTCTGTGGTGAATATCTTGTATGTCTTATTTACactgaaaacaacaaaactgtaACTCACCTTTGAACGTTTTAACAAATAGACAGTGCATACacattttatgcatttattttctCCAATAAATCTAATTTCTTGCAGCTAGTTTAAGaaatagtttgcattttgtatcgattgttttgcaaattttcactaattttttgctatgcattatttttttgtaaagggAGGCTTACTTGTAAAAACTACTAGAGCCCATGTAGACTTTTTCTAATTGTCTATAACGATTACCACTCAGAAATTGCTTTTTTATATGTCTATACTAGGTATGTAGGTATATgggtttttaatttacattttacgAAATGTTTAGTGTATTCATGATGCAATTATATAAGGTTGCTGTTAGGTGTGattcaaaaatacatttttcaaaccaGCCAGCCAATAAAAATGTGTGCTTTAGAGTGGTAACTAATACGAATAGATAGTAAAACAaccataaaaaaacataaaaaagagtATTTGGcattatgtattaaaaaatatttttgtaagcaGAAGCACGTTTTCCACTAAAACAACCTTATATAACTGgcgtattttttcatataagatGGAATCACAATGAGTCTATTACATAAAGAATTGAGAAAAAATAGCTCATTTCTCAAAATaagtaatttgtatataaagtaAGGCCTGGGGATGTAAGCCAAATGCACTTTAATAGTCTTAGTAATGatttatgttgaaaataaaacaaaatgtgttttcGTTCTTACTAGTCATAAATGCCAAGTTGGaagtttctttaataaaaaaaattttgtaccgATTACAaacttaaacatattttaaattaatacaaaacGTTGcttcaataatataataataataataatggatatttaattataattataattgtaatagTAAAAAGCAAAACTTGCTAATTCGGTAATAATTTACATGAACTGAAAGTAATTAgacaaaaattaactaattcaaataattaaataataaacgaGTAACTTAATGCTAAAAGTTTTTTCATGAAACGAACAAGTGATTAATCGAGAAATGcttaagtattcatttaaatacaattatatGTTATAAACGCTAATTTATGGCGCTCTTTCCTTACACTAATTATGCAATattcgtatgcatgtatgtttgtgtgtgtatgtaatcgTTGTCAATGTTAATAGTAAATGCGACATTGATGATTTTTACTGTGTAGGTTTcgcattaatatatatacaatcttaaaaataattaagcgaaattaaaatttacaattgaatatgcatatatttaactcttcaattatgtatgtaagtttgtattCCACGAAAACGGAAGTATGCAGCATGAATGGAATGCTTTAGTACGAATGAAAACggtaaaagcacaaaaaaaatcgttgtatggaaaataaaaaaattacgatgCGAAGACACAAATGGGAAGACAGTGTTTTTCAAAGGACCTTAATAAAGTGAAGAAAATTTACGCGAAGCTACGTATTATTTTTCATTGGAAGTACAACGAACAGCAACAAGTTAACTGGAGTTTAATTTCAAATGCAAGtaagcgacaaaataaattatatgtaggtgttgattttttttcgttgaaaatatgtatgtaaatgaaatgaGCTTGTTTGGATGTAGGatttagtattaaaaattaagtgaaatatgaAATGTGCGAAAAAGTTATAGAAACCTGTTGCTATTCCACATACGGATTACTTTCTGCAAATAAgcattcacatttttttttatttttttataatgtgcATTGACACTTGCAACCATTCAGTCTTTAAACATATAACTAAATGTCtctgtataaaatatatgtatatacagtatataatGGAAACGTTTATGCTGGCCAATAACAATTTATGATAATTCATGGTGTTAACATATACTGTTCATATTTGAAACAAGTAACATTAAATAATGAAGTAAGTAATAATTTAGAAACGttggaaataaataacaaatttctttaataataaaGTTACAATTAATTTACAATACATTCTTTATAATTCGAATTCTAGTATAACAGCGTTGTATAAAAATTCGTTCAACATTTaaccttcatttttttttgaaaataaacactGAAAAGTAAAGCTTATTTGCAGAATCTTATGTGTTGAGTTGTTGCAGTGTTTAGTGCTGTTCTTTCTTTAACTTCATTAAGttagtttataattaattaattctggTCTGTTATACAATTTCCCTACACGCTTGTATAAAGGATTTGTATAATTTCAGTTACTAATTGTTACATTACAGTTATCGATTTCTCCTAGTTCAACAGTTACTATACAAAAGCCTTTTTtcagaacaaattttatttttttttttagcttggAGCATTGCATATAATGCAGTAAATTGGAGTTCATTTCTTATCTGTTTCAACTATGCACTGCTGACCTCTGTGAATTGAGGTGCAAAGTGTATGTTAAGCCAGAGTTTCtaatttaagtttataaataaatccaGTTATATACTACGTACTCGTATAAGTAGTACAagcttatgtaaatatttctatatatataagtatatctaCAAACAGACTACAAAGCGTTTAATTTAGAACTAACGCTTGTAGTTGCATACTCTTGcctaatttcacttaaaatttgtatacaattatgtaataataagtaagtatatatttatataatagcgttgtataaaataaatagtctCACACGTACATACGCATGCGTATACGAATGCgaatattttagtatattaataataattcgtACAAAGTAAGTATTTGTTAAATAGAtttacgtaaatatgtatatatatatataataaaaatatttagaacataattttttatacagaatTTGAACTTTTGCTTGTAGTATTGGTTGCTTGATATTTATGTTACATTTCTGGGAAGTGGTTAAGTTATACGCTATAACTTGTAACAGCACACCTTTGTGGGCTTCTGTCCAAATCAGCACACTATAACGATTATCAGACGCATTACGAATTGAGTTTCATaggtaaaaaaaagaaatgagcGTCATGCCCACTTATAgctgccattttacataaataaatttgtttggtAAGTAAGTACCTATTGCTTTTCAAGTGTTTAGGTACATAACGTCCCAAGCGAAGCGCTTCTTGTCTATCTTCTACTACTCATAGGTATATTAAAACTACATACTCCTATTTACTAACACTGAAAAGTCGGTGCAACGCGCCACATTTTCCATTGCATCAGCTATTTTAGCTGGTACGGATATGCGCGCACgtgttgcatttgtggcaaaACTTgcggttgttgctgctgctgctctggCTGCTGTGTGTGCAATACGacttgttgttggtgctgctggtgttgttgttgttgttgatgctgctgctgctgatgttgttgtaaaTTGAAGTGACCGGCCGCATGCATCATATGCAAATAGTTGTCATCACCAATTGGCGCTTGTCGACTACCGTACTTCAGCTCACGCGCTATGCCAGCTTTGTAGTTGCGATGATCGCGATCGATGGCGTATGCCACTTTGCGCAGTTGTTCGATTgtgtttttaaattccacataAGCGGCTGGCGATTGTTGTTGCAATGCCAAAGCGGTGGGCGCAAGTGGATTGTGGCCCTGCTGCAAATGATGAAAGGCAATGGGATCAAGCGGTGCCACCAATTGTGTCATATGTGACATAATTAACGTGTGTATGCGTTGTAGATCAAGCGCAGGATCGAGTGAGGTGACAAGATCCATTTGAAAGTAATTGATCGCTTCGGCGGAGACAGTGCGACAGCCGGGCGCGTTCTCGTCCGAACGCGAACAACAACTATATATGCCGTTCACAAAGGCGGACGGATGGAAATACTGCATGCGGATGGAATTGGTAAGGCAGATCTTGTGCAACAAATCGACCCATTCACGCTCCTCCACACAATTTGTTGCCTGGATAATAAGCGAACGCTCTTTACGTATGATCtgcaaggaaaatatttaatatattacttgagttaaataaaaattgatccataaaagaaaaattccatatatcaatattttttttgtagacaTATTTGTAAAGTTCCAGCTACCCATAAGAAAAAGTATCTGTGAGTCCcttacacaaaaataattataatacacacatacatatgtataagtaatgcTTTAGGATGTTCAGACATCATtagttaattattttacaaCTAGATGTGgcaacaatttaaacaaaagctaaTAATGTGCACACAAATTGTTGTGAACCGGCGCACTGGGACAAGTATATTGCAGCAAGATAAAACGATTAATTTCTGTAGTGTCATAATTTACACGTTGCAAACGCCTGAGCATTTGCATGAATACGCTTAATTGCAACCGTGGGTATGACAAAAGCTGTTGACAAATTATAATTGTGTGTTTATTGCTGGTTAATCCAATTCTATTAATTAGAGTGttactatatattaaaaaaaatatacctttattttaaattaataaaatttttaatactattaATGGACTTTAAAACGAAAGTTTGAGTTAGAGAGATTTTTGCAACGCAAAATATTTCATCCGGAATGAATTGGCTGATGAGCTTGCCTACTCCGCAGCACCCACAAAAATGGTAGgacctaaatatttttttgcgtatGGTCCCCACATCATAAAGGTGCTGCTCAGCCtcaatagcacctagcagtatattcGAATCTATCAAATTGCCGGGGCTAGGTGAATAGTCGTGACTTAGGAGAGgccacaatagaccttaggtcccggtgcaatcctcatttactTATCTAATATAATCTATATATTTCATACCTTTGTATATAGTACAACATAACATAtagaacataaaaattatatacatatatttgataattattgtatgtatggatattttaaaatttgattttttgatggTTAGAACGACAACAAACTTTCAGATCCTaagaaacaaataattttgttaattttctaaaaaaatttctttttatttacacttttagTCTCTATTAagcaaatgtacataaatatataaaaattattcaacgaAAGTTGTATAGGGAAAGTGGCGTTGGCGCGGAAGCCAGCGTGTGGCAAGTATGGAAATATATACATGATGACATCTAACATGAGAGCATTGGGGGGAAAACACACGAGATGGCATATAAATATCGTATGCTCTAGCAAACAACTTGAGCGTactattattacattttttacaacttcTCTACAATAGCAGTGTAAACTGTAAAAACACTATTGAATTTGTTTCGTGTGAAACGCGATGCTCATTATGTtgcgtttttttattgttgcaataaCTATTGCAAAAACAATTCTATCCAAGTGTACCAAGATATGATTAAAAGTGCATtgtccatatatacatattgtatactTTACACACTACTGATTAACACAATAACACAATGTGCAACATAATTCGCCTTCAAAACTAACGCCCGTTGCCAAGCGATGATTTCACTATGAATATAGCGTCTTCAGTGTGCCGGCGTAGGCTTTTGCAGAAGACCAAGTTGAAATAGATAACATTTAcggtcatatatacatatttagtatgTCTATAAATGTGAGCGTACATaggtttgtttgtgtgtgttgaaGTGGTGAGCTACTTTACTGTGGGCGTTGcaattatgttaataatatattttttctcttatttgtACTTTATATTGATGctcatgtatgcatgtacatatatttgtagctATACCTACATTATCTAGGTATGTTTAAACGGCACAGAAATTATGTGCGCTTGCCACACAAGAAAGATAACAAATGTGTGGGAAACACGCGAAACAATGCACA
This genomic stretch from Bactrocera dorsalis isolate Fly_Bdor chromosome 5, ASM2337382v1, whole genome shotgun sequence harbors:
- the LOC105225022 gene encoding myotubularin-related protein 9 → MEFADLIKTPKLDGVFLHDHLHATVEGTLCITGHHLLLSARQENSQELWLLHKNIDCVEKKPFMVQNMVMGGIITLKCKDLRIISLEIKYAKEYFNVAASLEALSSLHNPELEYPFFYRPMYTILEDGFTMFRPELEFAKLISGAASNLHNGNENCGVGGGAVTGAVGGCEWRITTVNKDFSVCPTYGTALIVPKSITDEQIVQSAAFRDGGRFPVLSYRHENGATLMRSSQPVSIQGIKRCRADEAILNVVLGRSKKGFIVDTWGKGKSNTETDQHYSQWKKVNRAIGNVSAPSAILDSYTKLIEACNDITCSADKWLSRLEASGWLSLVLNSLNAACVVAQCLDQEGSPVLVHGSKGLDSTLIVTSLVQIILNPDCRTVRGIQALIEREWIQAGHPFASRHRYGCYTPAQNRPKNSGASFVLFLDCIYQLYTQFPCSFEFSLQMLILLYEHSYFSQYGTFLCDSERERHELGVHTRTTSLWSYLNRPDVLKNVLNPLYEPNSSVIWPSVAPISLELWSELYLRWTIEQKNSTKTMQQIQELVTQEKELRAKAIRLRKQASDLSNEMEDLMISD